One genomic region from Streptomyces sp. NBC_00582 encodes:
- a CDS encoding NAD(P)/FAD-dependent oxidoreductase, producing the protein MRRIAVVGGSIAALTAAQSLRAEGFLGQVTVLSDEPHQPYSRVPLSKGVLAGRESAKSALLPAPGEDIEFHAGARAVRLDVRGRAVTLADGTRVPYDGLVVATGARARRLTGGDDLVVRTLDDAVALGSRLAAARSAIVLGGGFLGMEVATTCRALGMEVTVVDLVPPLLRLLGPWLADLAVAAARDHGIRVRVAPDGLTVVDGHRVRCGESVLEADVVVCAVGDVPNTDWLRDSGLPLDAGGGLVADACCRVAPGVVAAGDVVSREGRRTPHWTNAVEQGRAAAASLLRGVSARPYRPDPYFWTEQSGLDIKISGELPLTGTPEVLAGSVAERSALLRWRHGDGTATAVAVNHRLPVVKLKRLGGGVPAAESAPPGSVAVGE; encoded by the coding sequence GTGAGACGGATCGCCGTGGTGGGAGGGTCCATCGCCGCGCTGACGGCGGCGCAGAGTCTGCGGGCGGAGGGGTTCCTCGGACAGGTGACCGTCCTGTCGGACGAACCTCACCAGCCCTACTCGCGCGTCCCGCTTTCCAAGGGCGTCCTCGCCGGCCGGGAGTCCGCAAAGTCGGCCCTGCTGCCCGCGCCGGGCGAGGACATCGAGTTCCACGCCGGGGCGCGGGCCGTACGGCTGGACGTCCGCGGCCGGGCGGTGACTCTGGCAGACGGCACTCGGGTGCCGTACGACGGGCTGGTCGTCGCCACCGGTGCCAGGGCACGCCGCCTGACCGGCGGCGACGACCTCGTGGTGCGCACCCTGGACGATGCCGTGGCCCTCGGCTCCCGGCTGGCCGCCGCCCGCAGCGCCATCGTGCTGGGCGGCGGGTTCCTCGGCATGGAGGTCGCCACGACCTGCCGAGCCCTGGGCATGGAGGTCACCGTGGTCGACCTCGTCCCGCCGCTGCTCAGGCTGCTCGGACCGTGGCTGGCCGACCTCGCGGTCGCGGCAGCGCGTGATCACGGCATACGGGTCCGGGTCGCGCCGGACGGCCTCACGGTGGTCGACGGACACCGTGTGCGCTGCGGCGAGTCGGTCCTGGAGGCCGATGTCGTCGTCTGCGCCGTGGGTGACGTGCCGAACACCGACTGGCTGCGGGACTCCGGCCTTCCCCTGGACGCCGGCGGCGGGCTCGTCGCCGACGCGTGCTGCCGGGTCGCTCCGGGCGTGGTCGCCGCCGGGGACGTCGTATCCCGGGAGGGGCGGCGAACTCCCCACTGGACCAACGCCGTCGAGCAGGGCCGAGCGGCCGCGGCGAGCCTGCTGCGGGGCGTGTCGGCACGGCCTTACCGTCCGGACCCGTACTTCTGGACCGAACAGTCCGGCCTGGACATCAAGATCAGCGGCGAACTGCCGCTCACCGGAACCCCGGAGGTCCTCGCCGGCTCCGTGGCCGAGCGAAGTGCGCTGCTGAGATGGCGCCACGGCGACGGCACGGCCACCGCCGTCGCCGTCAACCACCGCCTCCCAGTCGTCAAACTCAAGCGACTGGGAGGCGGAGTGCCCGCCGCCGAGTCGGCGCCGCCGGGCTCAGTCGCTGTCGGTGAGTGA
- a CDS encoding alpha/beta fold hydrolase, with translation MLSSIEIHGGQVVYDLIGPTDGTPVVLTPGGRFDMNIPGLRPLAERLVAEGMRVLLWDRPNSGSSDVQFWGRSESHMRAEVLSELLRRLDLAPAVLAGGSSGARDSLITVIEHPEVASGLVMWNVSGGNFALLRLGGLYIINPLVALNEKGVDGLAELPHWRGLIETKPGNLDRLRELGPGSLREVLMRWLDAYVPKPGQTIPGLLDQELEGITTPTLIIRGGERDLDHPKRTSLEVGCLIRGSVVADPPWPEDAWERHVEAAARGKGHVFDYWPLAAPLITEFVRKSLTDSD, from the coding sequence ATGTTGTCCTCGATCGAAATCCACGGCGGACAGGTCGTCTACGACCTCATCGGGCCGACGGACGGCACCCCTGTCGTTCTCACACCCGGCGGTCGCTTCGACATGAACATCCCCGGGCTGCGGCCCCTCGCCGAGCGACTGGTCGCCGAGGGCATGCGAGTGCTGCTCTGGGACCGGCCCAACTCCGGTTCCTCGGACGTCCAGTTCTGGGGCAGGTCCGAGTCGCACATGCGGGCGGAGGTACTGAGCGAACTGCTACGACGGCTCGACCTCGCGCCGGCCGTGCTCGCCGGCGGTTCCAGCGGCGCGCGGGACTCCCTCATCACCGTGATCGAGCACCCGGAAGTGGCATCCGGACTCGTCATGTGGAACGTCTCCGGCGGAAACTTCGCCTTGTTGCGCCTCGGCGGCCTGTACATCATCAACCCGCTGGTGGCCCTCAACGAGAAGGGGGTTGACGGACTGGCCGAACTGCCTCACTGGCGCGGGCTCATCGAGACCAAGCCCGGCAATCTGGACCGGTTGCGGGAACTGGGCCCCGGCAGCTTGCGCGAGGTCCTGATGCGCTGGCTGGACGCCTACGTGCCCAAGCCGGGACAGACGATCCCCGGTCTGCTCGACCAGGAGCTGGAGGGGATCACCACCCCGACTCTGATCATCCGCGGGGGTGAGCGCGACCTCGACCACCCGAAGCGCACCTCCCTGGAAGTGGGATGCCTGATCCGCGGATCAGTGGTCGCCGACCCGCCGTGGCCGGAGGACGCGTGGGAGCGGCACGTCGAGGCAGCCGCGCGCGGCAAGGGCCACGTCTTCGACTACTGGCCACTGGCGGCGCCCTTGATCACGGAATTCGTGCGGAAGTCACTCACCGACAGCGACTGA
- a CDS encoding SDR family NAD(P)-dependent oxidoreductase, producing MGELEGKRILVAGGAAGIGAATARRLGAEGAKVFLGDIDLVGAKTVAQEISEAGGTARAERFDLLDPSSIESLVADAVAAFGGLDGVANIAADTSIATMSNDRPLVDMDLANWERTLRANLTSYALINKHAIPHLIAAGGGSIVNMSSDAADAGEPQRPAYGASKAGINALTRHIAAVYGPHGVRANALSPGLVLSEQAEAFISDEIKAMTLAKSPIKRLGRPSDVAQLISFLLSDDADWVTGQVWHINGGLRFH from the coding sequence GTGGGTGAACTCGAAGGAAAGAGAATTCTGGTCGCGGGGGGCGCTGCGGGGATCGGTGCGGCAACGGCCCGCCGCCTGGGAGCGGAGGGTGCGAAGGTCTTCCTGGGCGACATCGACCTCGTCGGGGCGAAGACGGTGGCACAGGAGATCTCCGAGGCCGGCGGAACCGCGCGAGCGGAGCGCTTCGACCTCCTCGACCCGAGCTCGATCGAATCCCTCGTGGCCGACGCCGTCGCCGCTTTCGGAGGACTTGACGGAGTCGCCAACATCGCCGCCGACACATCGATCGCCACCATGAGCAACGACAGACCTCTGGTCGACATGGACCTCGCCAACTGGGAGAGGACGCTGCGCGCGAACCTCACCAGCTACGCGCTCATCAACAAGCACGCCATCCCGCACCTCATCGCCGCCGGTGGCGGTTCCATCGTCAACATGTCCTCCGACGCGGCAGACGCGGGAGAACCCCAACGCCCCGCCTACGGGGCCTCCAAGGCCGGCATCAACGCCCTCACCCGTCACATCGCCGCCGTCTACGGCCCCCACGGCGTTCGGGCCAACGCGCTCAGCCCCGGCCTCGTGCTCAGTGAGCAGGCCGAGGCGTTCATCAGTGACGAGATCAAGGCGATGACCCTCGCCAAGAGTCCGATCAAGAGGCTCGGCAGGCCCAGCGACGTCGCTCAGCTGATCTCCTTCCTCCTCAGCGACGACGCCGACTGGGTCACCGGCCAGGTATGGCACATCAACGGCGGACTCAGGTTCCACTAG
- a CDS encoding Rieske 2Fe-2S domain-containing protein: MLKETDNDALCRVGPGTPMGNLMREYWVPVALASELVSGGAPVRILVLGERLIGFRSRGGKPGLIAENCPHRGASLFFARNEATGEEEGLRCVYHGWKFAPDGTCLDMPNEPVESNFKDRVRARTYPCREAGGLVWAYLGPRETPPPMPGFEWFDDTDTPVESWAFQRECNWLQSLEGDIDTSHFGFLHVGHADAEDAPEGSFLRYTIEDRAPRYKVLDTGYGATYGAYRNAGSPEKTYWRFAHFLFPFFTMIPTGVLGTKCGFRAWVPMDDTHTMAFHSEPQGVRHAAPATQGLGITTREKEAWATLPNTPDWYGRFRLAPNKHNDYFIDRDAQLRGDSFTGITGVTVEDQAITESMGGIVDRTHEHLGSADVMVIRVRRRMLRAIAALRDKGTTPPGLDDPTVYRQRSGGIVLPADADWLEATEELRSGAGLNRELDPTVAGGA; this comes from the coding sequence GTGCTGAAGGAAACGGACAACGACGCCCTCTGCCGCGTCGGCCCCGGCACGCCCATGGGCAACCTCATGCGCGAGTACTGGGTACCTGTGGCTCTCGCCTCCGAGCTCGTCTCCGGCGGCGCCCCGGTGCGCATCCTCGTCCTAGGCGAGCGCCTCATCGGCTTCCGCAGCCGCGGCGGAAAGCCGGGGCTGATCGCGGAGAACTGTCCGCACCGCGGGGCGTCGCTGTTCTTCGCCCGCAACGAGGCGACCGGAGAGGAGGAGGGACTGCGCTGCGTCTACCACGGCTGGAAGTTCGCCCCCGACGGCACCTGCCTCGACATGCCGAACGAACCCGTCGAGAGCAACTTCAAGGACCGCGTACGCGCTCGCACCTACCCGTGCCGCGAGGCGGGCGGACTGGTGTGGGCCTATCTCGGTCCCCGAGAGACGCCCCCGCCGATGCCCGGGTTCGAGTGGTTCGACGACACCGACACGCCCGTGGAGTCGTGGGCGTTCCAGCGCGAGTGCAACTGGCTGCAGTCACTCGAAGGCGACATCGACACCAGTCACTTCGGTTTCCTGCACGTCGGACACGCGGATGCCGAGGACGCCCCCGAGGGCAGCTTCCTGCGTTACACCATCGAGGACCGCGCACCCCGCTACAAGGTCCTGGACACCGGGTACGGCGCCACCTACGGCGCCTACCGCAACGCCGGCTCCCCGGAGAAGACCTACTGGCGGTTCGCCCACTTCCTCTTCCCCTTCTTCACGATGATCCCCACCGGTGTCCTCGGTACCAAGTGCGGTTTCCGGGCCTGGGTCCCCATGGACGACACCCACACCATGGCGTTCCACAGCGAGCCGCAGGGCGTGCGGCACGCGGCTCCCGCCACCCAGGGCCTCGGCATCACGACACGGGAGAAGGAGGCCTGGGCCACCCTGCCGAACACCCCCGACTGGTACGGGCGTTTCCGGCTCGCCCCCAACAAGCACAACGACTACTTCATCGACCGCGACGCGCAGCTGCGCGGGGACAGCTTCACCGGCATCACCGGCGTGACGGTCGAGGACCAGGCCATCACCGAGAGCATGGGCGGCATCGTCGACCGCACCCACGAGCACCTGGGCAGCGCGGACGTCATGGTCATCCGCGTCCGGCGCCGGATGCTGCGCGCGATCGCCGCCCTGCGCGACAAGGGGACCACCCCGCCCGGCCTCGACGATCCGACGGTCTACCGGCAGCGCTCGGGCGGAATCGTCCTGCCCGCGGACGCGGACTGGCTGGAGGCCACGGAGGAACTCCGGTCCGGCGCCGGACTGAACCGCGAACTCGACCCCACCGTCGCAGGCGGCGCGTGA
- a CDS encoding type II toxin-antitoxin system HicB family antitoxin, translating into MEEQDVPAVPYVLDVSTRRTESGEWVCRLEYPELPGCVAERRDVFEALDEVERRREAWLNGRRSAGLPVPTPRAALPV; encoded by the coding sequence ATGGAAGAGCAGGACGTGCCGGCTGTGCCCTACGTGCTGGACGTGTCCACACGCCGCACCGAGTCCGGGGAGTGGGTGTGCCGGCTGGAGTACCCGGAACTGCCCGGGTGCGTCGCGGAGCGGCGAGACGTGTTCGAGGCGCTGGACGAGGTCGAACGGCGCCGCGAGGCCTGGCTGAACGGGCGCCGGTCCGCCGGACTCCCGGTGCCGACACCACGAGCCGCTCTTCCGGTCTGA
- a CDS encoding PDR/VanB family oxidoreductase, with protein sequence MSELTLAGSDRPSTVSVERWLVVAEHVEEADGVVSLTLRAEDGLPLPPWLPGAHCEVEVNGGLRRQYSLCGRPSDPAWRIAVLREPASRGGSRWLHDEAAAGTRLRVTELRNHFPYEGPGPVVFVAGGIGITPLLPMLAVAEESGVPWKLHYAGRSRESMAFLGELAAYTGRVELYPSDTGHHLDVDQVARELPAGARVYACGPARLLDALEQGLAATSAALRTERFRGVEVDSSGDRPFLVRCARSETDVEVKADQSILAALAEAGVAQTSQCEEGVCGSCETAVLDGVPEHRDLLLTDEERAENTTMMICVSRARSPRLVLDV encoded by the coding sequence ATGTCCGAACTGACGCTTGCCGGATCGGACCGGCCGAGCACGGTGTCCGTGGAACGGTGGCTGGTGGTGGCGGAGCACGTCGAAGAGGCCGACGGGGTCGTGTCCTTGACGCTGCGGGCGGAGGACGGGCTGCCGCTGCCGCCCTGGCTGCCCGGTGCCCACTGCGAGGTGGAGGTGAACGGCGGGCTGCGGCGGCAGTACTCGCTGTGCGGCCGTCCGTCGGACCCGGCCTGGAGGATTGCGGTACTGCGCGAGCCCGCGTCGCGGGGCGGGTCGCGGTGGCTCCACGACGAGGCCGCGGCCGGTACCCGTCTGCGCGTCACCGAGTTGCGCAACCACTTCCCCTACGAGGGTCCGGGGCCGGTCGTCTTCGTCGCGGGCGGCATCGGGATCACTCCGCTCCTGCCGATGCTCGCCGTGGCCGAGGAGTCGGGGGTGCCGTGGAAGCTGCACTACGCGGGACGCAGCCGGGAGTCCATGGCTTTCCTCGGCGAGTTGGCCGCGTACACGGGGCGCGTCGAGCTGTACCCCTCCGACACGGGGCACCACCTCGACGTCGACCAGGTGGCCCGCGAGCTCCCGGCGGGAGCCCGGGTGTACGCCTGTGGCCCGGCCCGTCTGCTCGACGCGTTGGAGCAGGGGCTGGCGGCGACGTCCGCCGCACTGCGCACCGAACGGTTCCGCGGCGTCGAGGTGGACAGCTCCGGTGACCGGCCGTTCCTCGTGCGGTGCGCACGTTCCGAGACCGACGTCGAGGTCAAGGCGGACCAGAGCATCCTCGCCGCGCTGGCCGAGGCAGGGGTGGCCCAGACCTCGCAGTGCGAGGAGGGGGTGTGCGGCTCGTGCGAGACGGCCGTGCTGGACGGGGTTCCCGAGCACCGGGACCTGCTGCTGACCGACGAGGAACGAGCGGAGAACACGACGATGATGATCTGTGTGTCGCGCGCCCGGAGTCCTCGGCTCGTGCTCGACGTCTGA
- a CDS encoding GntR family transcriptional regulator: protein MVTFARPASRTTAKVLDSVRAAILSGELAPGEQVRQQVWAERCGVSRPPVREALEILSNEGLLVHGLNQGYFVTKFSTDEMDQLYTMRHLLELEAIRTLVWPEADTLADLRRRAHEIESAADAGRPDFAMQAVAEFFLEIYRLCPRKLIVAEIERLWIRTAAYRALNYDVMAAPRGVDLRFQEVIDALGAQDRDALAELLQRPTLRGMRRARGGAEEPVARSVPTA, encoded by the coding sequence ATGGTTACCTTCGCCCGTCCCGCCAGCCGCACCACGGCCAAGGTGCTCGACAGCGTACGGGCCGCGATCCTCTCCGGTGAGCTGGCACCCGGCGAGCAGGTCCGGCAGCAGGTGTGGGCCGAGCGGTGCGGGGTCAGCCGGCCCCCGGTCCGGGAGGCCCTGGAGATCCTCAGCAACGAGGGCCTGCTCGTGCACGGCCTGAACCAGGGATATTTCGTCACGAAATTCAGCACCGACGAGATGGACCAGCTCTACACGATGCGCCACCTGCTGGAACTGGAGGCGATCCGCACCCTCGTCTGGCCCGAGGCGGACACGCTGGCCGACCTGCGGAGGCGGGCCCACGAGATCGAGTCGGCGGCCGACGCCGGCCGCCCGGACTTCGCGATGCAGGCGGTGGCGGAGTTCTTCCTGGAGATCTACCGGCTGTGTCCGCGCAAACTCATCGTGGCCGAGATCGAGCGACTCTGGATCAGAACGGCCGCGTACCGGGCGCTCAACTACGACGTGATGGCGGCCCCACGAGGTGTCGATCTGCGCTTCCAGGAGGTCATCGACGCGCTTGGGGCACAGGACCGTGACGCCCTGGCCGAGTTGCTGCAACGCCCCACCCTGCGCGGTATGCGACGCGCGCGGGGCGGGGCGGAGGAGCCGGTGGCACGATCCGTACCGACCGCCTGA
- a CDS encoding SDR family NAD(P)-dependent oxidoreductase: protein MAGRLTGRIAVITGASGGIGQATARKLASEGADIAVADIIPAEETRGLVEANGRRFFSAKVDISDEEQIRGFADQVREALGPADIVVNNAVAAPLGDIDNVTYEQWRQTFSVNVDGAFLTTRAFLDHLKRSPAGRVINMASASYWKAPPSFVAYISSKAAIHGLTHALATNLAPYEVTANAVAPSLVRTAKAVRILPQEFFDEIAQQQDLQRSQTPEDVANTIAFLASDEAAFITGQIIAVDGGFTRR from the coding sequence ATGGCCGGTCGTCTGACGGGCAGGATCGCCGTAATAACCGGCGCCAGTGGCGGAATCGGTCAGGCGACCGCTCGCAAGCTGGCGTCCGAGGGCGCCGACATCGCGGTCGCCGACATCATCCCGGCGGAGGAGACGAGGGGGCTGGTCGAGGCCAACGGGCGACGGTTCTTCAGCGCGAAGGTCGACATATCCGACGAGGAGCAGATACGTGGCTTCGCCGACCAGGTGCGCGAGGCGCTGGGCCCCGCCGACATCGTCGTGAACAACGCGGTCGCCGCGCCGTTGGGCGACATCGACAACGTGACGTACGAGCAGTGGCGGCAGACCTTCTCGGTCAACGTCGACGGCGCGTTCCTGACCACCAGGGCGTTCCTCGACCACCTCAAGCGCTCCCCCGCGGGTCGGGTGATCAACATGGCGTCGGCGAGCTACTGGAAGGCCCCGCCGTCCTTCGTCGCGTACATCTCCTCGAAGGCCGCCATCCACGGACTCACCCATGCGCTGGCGACGAACCTGGCACCCTACGAGGTCACCGCCAACGCGGTCGCCCCCAGCCTGGTCCGGACCGCCAAGGCGGTCCGGATACTGCCCCAGGAGTTCTTCGACGAGATCGCACAACAGCAGGACCTGCAGCGATCGCAGACACCGGAGGACGTCGCCAACACGATCGCGTTCCTCGCGTCGGACGAGGCGGCGTTCATCACCGGCCAGATCATCGCCGTCGACGGCGGATTCACCCGTCGCTGA
- a CDS encoding MaoC family dehydratase: MTTRTVEGVEAAKALVGEELGPTEWIEVTQDMVNLFADATGDHQWIHVDVERAEKESPFGGPIAHGYLTLSLVPRFLPQLARYTGFSMGVNYGTEKVRFPAPVPVGAKLRARTVIDEVTDVKGGIQIRQTVTFEVEGGTKPACVATIVTRQYV, from the coding sequence ATGACCACCCGCACCGTCGAGGGCGTCGAGGCCGCCAAGGCCCTGGTGGGCGAGGAGCTCGGCCCCACCGAGTGGATCGAGGTCACCCAGGACATGGTGAACCTCTTCGCCGACGCCACCGGTGACCACCAGTGGATCCACGTCGACGTCGAACGGGCCGAGAAGGAAAGCCCGTTCGGCGGGCCGATCGCCCACGGCTATCTCACCCTCTCGCTCGTCCCGCGGTTTCTGCCCCAACTGGCGCGCTACACCGGCTTCTCCATGGGCGTGAACTACGGCACCGAGAAGGTCCGCTTTCCCGCTCCCGTGCCGGTGGGCGCCAAGCTGCGGGCAAGGACGGTGATCGACGAGGTCACCGACGTCAAGGGCGGCATCCAGATCCGCCAGACCGTCACCTTCGAGGTCGAGGGGGGCACCAAGCCGGCCTGCGTCGCGACCATCGTGACCCGGCAGTACGTCTGA
- a CDS encoding AMP-binding protein codes for MSESITTLDENFATLLEMVGDLRRGRLAVSHGDRTRTWAEFDDRAARLAAVLAARGVGPESRVAVALYNGIEYLEAVFATLKLRAVPVNVNYRYRSDELVQVLGDAQAEAVVFDASLAERFGEAHTELPRLATLLQVGDGKLPEWALGFEREVAAAEPALRIPRGNDHWLTYTGGTTGKPKGVLVRHSRLFTLAWGSQVSLLGPPPSSLQELCDALTTSGLDRDVMVCVSTPPLMHATGMYTALGALVSGGRVVLLPSKSYDSDELAATIERERVDTVAIVGDVFARPLADALDAAEADGRPYDLTSLKRVISFGMTWSAEVKKRLLRHADVLCRDTVTASEGGPFALQDTRRGDSAATSRFMLWPGARVIDDKGGDVVPGSGQVGLLAARAHESARYQGDDAATAATFFEIDGERWVVPGDMASLETDGTVIFHGRGSRVINTGGEKVHAEEVEEALLTHPAVRDAIVVAAPDPRWGSRIVAVVALRAGATLTEQEARAHVGEQLADHKRPRELVVVDEVKRSPSGKADLNWAREAARSAVRNT; via the coding sequence GTGAGCGAGAGCATCACGACCCTTGACGAGAACTTCGCGACCCTCCTGGAGATGGTCGGGGATTTGCGCCGGGGCCGGCTCGCCGTCAGTCACGGCGACCGGACCCGGACGTGGGCCGAGTTCGACGACCGGGCCGCCCGGCTGGCGGCCGTCCTGGCCGCTCGGGGCGTAGGCCCTGAGTCCCGGGTGGCGGTAGCCCTCTACAACGGCATCGAGTACCTGGAGGCCGTGTTCGCCACCCTCAAGCTGCGAGCCGTGCCGGTCAACGTCAACTACCGCTACCGCAGCGACGAGCTCGTGCAGGTACTCGGTGACGCGCAGGCCGAGGCGGTGGTCTTCGACGCTTCCCTGGCCGAGCGGTTCGGCGAGGCTCACACGGAACTGCCCCGGCTGGCCACGCTGCTGCAGGTCGGGGACGGCAAGCTGCCGGAGTGGGCCCTCGGCTTCGAGCGGGAGGTCGCTGCGGCCGAGCCCGCCCTGCGGATCCCACGCGGCAACGACCACTGGCTGACGTACACCGGCGGCACCACCGGCAAGCCCAAGGGCGTGCTGGTGCGCCACTCCCGGCTGTTCACCCTCGCCTGGGGTTCCCAGGTCTCCCTGCTGGGCCCGCCCCCGTCAAGCCTTCAGGAATTGTGTGACGCCTTGACTACGTCCGGACTGGACCGGGACGTCATGGTGTGCGTGTCCACGCCCCCGCTCATGCACGCCACCGGCATGTACACCGCGCTGGGAGCACTGGTGAGCGGTGGCCGTGTGGTCCTGTTGCCGTCGAAGTCCTACGACTCCGACGAGCTGGCGGCCACGATCGAGCGCGAGCGCGTGGACACCGTCGCGATCGTCGGTGACGTCTTCGCCCGGCCACTGGCCGACGCGCTGGACGCCGCCGAGGCGGACGGCCGCCCGTACGACCTGACCAGCCTGAAGCGGGTGATCAGCTTCGGCATGACCTGGAGTGCCGAGGTCAAGAAGCGGCTGCTCCGGCACGCCGACGTGCTGTGCCGTGACACGGTCACGGCCTCCGAGGGCGGTCCCTTCGCACTGCAGGACACGCGGCGCGGAGACTCGGCGGCGACGTCGCGATTCATGCTGTGGCCCGGCGCGCGGGTCATCGACGACAAGGGCGGGGACGTCGTTCCCGGTTCCGGCCAGGTCGGACTGCTCGCCGCGCGGGCCCACGAGAGCGCCCGCTACCAGGGCGACGACGCCGCGACCGCCGCCACGTTCTTCGAGATCGACGGCGAGCGCTGGGTCGTGCCCGGCGACATGGCCAGCCTGGAGACCGACGGCACCGTGATCTTCCACGGCCGCGGCAGCCGGGTCATCAACACCGGCGGCGAGAAGGTCCACGCCGAGGAGGTCGAGGAGGCCCTGCTGACGCACCCGGCCGTCCGGGACGCGATCGTCGTGGCCGCCCCGGATCCGCGGTGGGGCTCGCGAATCGTCGCCGTGGTGGCCCTGCGGGCCGGTGCCACGCTCACCGAACAGGAGGCCCGCGCGCACGTCGGCGAACAACTGGCCGACCACAAGCGCCCGCGCGAGCTTGTCGTGGTCGACGAGGTCAAGCGCAGCCCCTCCGGCAAAGCCGACCTGAACTGGGCGCGTGAGGCCGCCCGGTCCGCAGTCCGGAACACATGA
- a CDS encoding amidohydrolase family protein, with protein sequence MPDLDLDALDAIDVHAHVHKSVRGAAHAPNAEGMGEYFGIGTMPRYSLPELADYYRQRRMAAVAFGVDSISQTGEEPVPTNEEVAELAAEHSDVIIPFASIDPHRGAAGVRAARRLITEYGVRGFKFHPNTQAFFPNDRLAYPLYEVIAEHNLIALFHTGQTGVGAGRPGGGGIRLKYSNPMYIDDVAVDFPDMPIILAHPSFPWQDEALSVATHKPQVYIDLSGWSPKYFPPQLVQYANTLLKDKVLFGSDFPLITPERWMRDFANIAIKDEVRPKILKENAARLFGLKGAAEA encoded by the coding sequence ATGCCCGACCTCGACCTGGACGCGCTGGACGCGATCGACGTCCACGCCCATGTGCACAAGTCCGTCCGAGGGGCCGCGCACGCCCCGAACGCCGAGGGCATGGGCGAGTACTTCGGCATCGGGACGATGCCGCGCTACTCGCTGCCGGAGCTGGCCGACTACTACCGGCAACGCCGGATGGCCGCGGTCGCCTTCGGTGTCGACAGCATCTCGCAGACCGGTGAGGAGCCGGTGCCGACCAACGAGGAAGTCGCCGAACTCGCCGCCGAGCACAGCGATGTGATCATCCCGTTCGCCAGCATCGACCCCCACCGGGGCGCGGCCGGCGTACGGGCGGCCCGCCGGCTGATCACCGAGTACGGCGTGCGCGGCTTCAAGTTCCACCCCAACACGCAGGCGTTCTTCCCGAACGACCGGCTGGCCTACCCGCTGTACGAGGTCATCGCCGAGCACAATCTGATCGCCCTGTTCCACACGGGGCAGACCGGCGTGGGCGCAGGTCGGCCAGGCGGTGGCGGCATCCGGCTGAAGTACTCCAACCCCATGTACATCGACGACGTCGCCGTCGACTTCCCGGACATGCCGATCATCCTGGCCCATCCGTCGTTCCCCTGGCAGGACGAGGCGCTGTCGGTGGCCACGCACAAGCCGCAGGTGTACATCGACCTGTCCGGCTGGTCGCCGAAGTACTTCCCGCCGCAGCTGGTGCAGTACGCCAACACCCTGCTGAAGGACAAGGTGCTGTTCGGCTCCGACTTCCCGCTGATCACGCCGGAGCGGTGGATGCGGGACTTCGCCAACATCGCCATCAAGGACGAGGTGCGCCCGAAGATCCTCAAGGAGAACGCGGCGCGGCTGTTCGGGCTGAAGGGCGCGGCTGAGGCGTGA